The Urocitellus parryii isolate mUroPar1 chromosome 6, mUroPar1.hap1, whole genome shotgun sequence genome includes a window with the following:
- the LOC113178159 gene encoding olfactory receptor 4N5: MERGNSTVVTEFILLGLTQSQDAELLVFVLVSLFYVVILPGNFLIILTIKSDPGLAAPLYFFLGNLAFLDASYSFIVAPRMLVDFFSEKKVISYRGCITQLFFLHFLGAGEMFLLVVMAFDRYIAICRPLHYATVMSPRVCYALLLALWLGGFAHSIVQVALILHLPFCGPNQLDNFFCDVPQVIKLACTDTFVVELLMVSNSGLLTLLCFLGLLASYAVILCRVKGHSSEGKSKAVSTCTTHIIIVFLMFGPAIFIYTRPFRAFPADKVVSLFHTVIFPLLNPVIYTLRNQEVKASMIKLLSQYVVC, encoded by the coding sequence ATGGAGAGAGGGAACAGCACAGTGGTGACAGAATTTATCCTCCTTGGTTTGACCCAATCTCAAGATGCTGAGCTCCTGGTCTTTGTGCTAGTCTCACTTTTCTACGTTGTAATTCTCCCTGgaaattttcttatcattttgacCATAAAATCAGATCCTGGACTGGCAGCCCCCCTCTACTTCTTCCTGGGCAACTTGGCCTTCCTGGATGCCTCCTACTCCTTCATTGTGGCTCCCAGGATGCTGGTGGACTTCTTCTCTGAGAAGAAGGTGATCTCCTACAGAGGCTGCATCACCCAGCTGTTTTTCTTGCACTTCCTTGGAGCAGGGGAGATGTTCCTCCTTGTTGTCATGGCCTTTGACCGCTACATCGCCATATGTCGGCCTCTACACTATGCAACAGTCATGAGCCCCAGGGTCTGCTATGCATTGCTATTGGCTCTGTGGCTTGGGGGTTTTGCTCACTCCATTGTGCAAGTGGCCCTTATCCTTCACTTGCCCTTCTGTGGCCCAAACCAGCTGGACAACTTCTTCTGTGATGTGCCACAGGTCATCAAGCTGGCCTGCACTGACACCTTTGTGGTGGAGCTCCTGATGGTCTCCAACAGTGGCCTGCTCACCCTGCTGTGCTTCCTGGGCCTTCTGGCCTCCTATGCTGTCATCCTCTGCAGAGTAAAGGGACACTCCTCAGAAGGGAAGAGCAAGGCTGTCTCCACTTGCACCACCCACATTATCATTGTGTTCCTCATGTTTGGACCTGCCATTTTTATCTACACCCGCCCCTTCAGGGCTTTCCCCGCTGACAAAGTGGTTTCTCTCTTCCATACAGTCATCTTTCCTTTGCTGAACCCTGTAATTTATACACTTCGCAACCAGGAAGTGAAAGCCTCCATGATAAAGTTGTTAAGTCAGTATGTGGTTTGCTGA